The following are from one region of the Nicotiana tabacum cultivar K326 chromosome 3, ASM71507v2, whole genome shotgun sequence genome:
- the LOC142176423 gene encoding uncharacterized protein LOC142176423, translated as MAERFFEVNRISFSRNDLPPEGAANNKALYLILKCEGYYVKKVMLDGGSGVDICPLSTLQRMEIGTERIQPNNVCVRAFDGIKRDTIGEIDSILTIGHVDFEVTFQVLDMDTSYNFLLGRPWIHAPGAVPYTLHQMDKFEHKDQEIIVHGEDEQSIYRDPPVPCLEAK; from the coding sequence ATGGCAGAACGATTCTTTGAAGTCAACCGAATATCATTTAGCAGAAATGACCTGCCCCCGGAAGGGGCTGCCAACAACAAAGctctttatttgattttaaagtgTGAAGGATACTACGTGAAAAAAGTCATGTTGGATGGCGGATCTGGGGTTGACATATGCCCTCTCTCAactttgcaaagaatggaaattgggactgagAGAATTCAGCCCAACAATGTTTGTGTACGTGCAtttgacggcatcaagagagacacaATAGGGGAGATTGATTCGATCTTAACTATTGGTCATGTGGATTTTGAAGTGACATTTCAGGTCTTGGACATGGACacctcctacaattttctcctaggaaggccttggatccatgcgccAGGGGCTGTACCTTATACTCTACACCAAATGGATAAGTTTGAACACAAAGATCAAGAAATTATtgtccatggagaagatgagcaatcaatttatAGGGACCCGCCAGTCCCATGTCTGGAGGCTAAATAA